The region TGATGTGATATACATTGATTCACCAATACGTTGACAAGGTGCGTCGCTACTTTCACTTTTGCTAGTATGTCTATTTTTAGACAGTAAATCAGTTAATCATGTTAAAAATAAGTGGTAAAAATGGTTATTTTATTTCCCCCGTGGAGACAGATggccaaaggacaaaaaaaaaataatttaattaaactaTATTTTAGAATTGTCAAAAATATATTTCAGCCCATCTTTGAAATATGATTGATTGACAATGTAATGTTCCTTTGGTTGTAGTTAAATTATACTAGttgttatgaaaaaaaaaataaccagaTGAAATACCCAAAAACTTGTTTCCCCTACTTGTTTTTTTAGGGTAAAATGGAGGGATATAACCGGAAAAAAACTATAAAGCAATAAACCTACTAAAAGACCAAGCCTTcaatcaaatcttgatctaGGAATCTACAACACTCCCCTAAAGGACCATATAGAATATGAACACCAAATCCAAAAGAATGAGCATTAGGAGCCAAATAGAGTCCGCCTATGTTATATTCTCTATGAATGAACTGAAACTTCATCTCCCCAATAGACAAAATGATACTTGGGATAATGCCAACCATCTCCATGTATGAATCTACCAACTCAATAATTTGAACATAACATATCAATAGCAAATGTTGAATCACTCTCTATGACAACTGTGCAAATGGCCCAGAGCTACGAGAAGGTTAGAGGTCCCTAATCTATGACAAAATCTCATAATCCACCTTCCATCACTACTAGAATTTGTTTTGAAATATCCGAAAAAGCCTATAATTGTATTATAAAACTTTCCTTTCAGAGGTACTTTTTTCGTGATACTTACTTGGAAAGGAAGCATACATGGTCCAAAACAATTCAAGAGATCATATGGGACTAAATACACATTTCTAGAGGAACTATTTGCCTCTGATGCCTCACCAATTTTGAATATAACACTAATTTGTATGCAGGAGTATTGAGTGTTTAGTACTCCTCTGAAAATTAACGCAAATGTCGATACTATCCAATAATATGCTAAGCGCATGAAGCGTGCTTATGCAAAGACATTAAAGACGCTCCTACATTAACTTTACAGTAACATTTGATAACAAATATTACTTACATGGTATTTGTACAAAATAAGTTACATAGTTCTCTTAAACTTCCAAATTCCAATATAGCAATGGTGGTTGGAGAAAAAGTGCACTATTAATTACATTTGCATTGGTTGTTCTGACATCTGATGAAGTTTTGTCAAGTCGACCAAATGACGCATGGTTGGCCTGCCATGGGGGCAATTCCATGGGGATTTCAGACCAGCCAAATGCTCAACTACCTGAAACAATTAGAGTAAGCTACAAACTTAGTCGGTAAGAGTGAAGGGTACTTATCATGAAGGATGAAAGGTTAATCACTCAGCTAGATACTTATCATTCCACTTCTGCATTTTTTATGGTGAATGTGTGCTTGTGTTTTTAATGAAGGGGAGAGGGTGGCGTAAAAGCAATGTGTTTTATTACCTTCTGCATTTCATTTCTTCCAAGTGCATCACCAATCATAATTGATGATCGACATGCACGTGATGCCAACATTGCACGAACTCTTGAAGGACAAATGGAATCTGAGGTGTCCGTTTTATAACTACCAATGGTGGAACATTCcacatcaccatcaccatcagaCAGGGAAGAGATCAGCTCCTTAACATCTGTTGGGAAAAACCTTATCATTAATCACTTCAATACATAGATCTTGCCACGAGCGAGTAATTCAATCTGATTAAACAGCATTTCTAAAAAGAATGACTAGGCACAAGAAGCACCTAGACATTCATAAGATTCAAATATGCGTCTCAATCTTTGGATCAAAGCCTAGGCCCTTGGTTAGGGCTTTTCTAAAGTTTAACCACAATGTGTGTGTCATTTATGCATCTTAAAGCATGTTTACGCAGAACTTTGTGGAGCTAACATGTATGGTAAGTTTGTTGATGGTGATACTATTCTTCAGTCACTGTTTTACCAAGGCCATCAGAAGATGAAAACCTACATATTTGTTAAGATCCTAAATTGTCTTCTTGATATTACCATGCAGCCATGGTTGAATTGCATCAAATATCAACTTAAGCCATGTTTGTCAGCTATACTTTCTAGCTTGGGCTGAAACATCTATCAAACCAAATacgaaatttgaaaaataaaagggGTACATGGAGCGAGAATTGCAGAACCAGTGCACACAGGATGCTTTTCCTTCACCCAGTGACTATAAACACCAACAAAATCCCTAAAGCTATCATAGATGAATCCACAAAATTCAAACATACTACCTTCAATTCCAAACATAGTGTTTTTACTGAAAGGGACAGACTTTAATTTATAACGGCATCCAGGTGGTGCATTTGGATCCTCTTCCAAAGTAAACCCATTCTTCCTGAAAATGGAGATAATGCAAATGTGTTACTAACTAGACCTAATCACCTAAAACAAGACAAACGTAAAGCATGACATTTTATAACTAGAATATTGTATTCAATTTCAAGAAAAACTTTCATAGTACCTGCCTCTAGTTATATATACCTGATTATGTCCATGTGCATtgaagcaactatttcttcttcaGGGGATAACTCTAATCTTATTGGCCTGCAAATGATTTTTTCATCggtaaaatttaaattatgaaCCAGCAAAGAGAAGATATAAGTTACTACATTACGAGCCGTATGGGCAATGTAGCTACAGTAATTGGTTTTAACAATCTACAATAAGCAGACACTGTAACTATGAACTCAACAAGTCCCTTCACCTTCACCTTCTCTGCATGTTTGCATCAGAATAAGCAATTTACTCGCACCGTGTTATTGATAGTCCCCTTCAgttcagagaaaaaaaaaggaatgcaTGTGTATAATGATTGTAAGAGAACAATGAAACTCCTCACCTAATCAGAGGCTGTTGGTTCAAGATGGTTGATTGGGAAAGACGCTCAAAATTGTACTTCTCATCAGCAGCATGCTAAAAATAGATTATTCTCCATTAAAAATTATGTTTatctaaaaaatgaaatttatcaAATGGAAAGCATTTATATAGTTATATGGATTAATAAATTCAAGAGGGTGGTGGAAGAAACGTGTGAATCATTAACATATATTGGAAATACCTGATCCACAATGAACAGATCATGATCCAATTTACCAATAATAAACCCAAGATTGAATTGTCCAATCACCTGTTAAAACATGACATCTATGCAATCAGTAAATAAGTACAGTACATATGTAATCTGAAAATGCAGGTAAGGTTAAGCAGCTAAAGGATTTAATATGACTTTGGCATGAAAGATTAGATATGCAGATTCTTtatccaaaaacaaaattgatttgggtataatggagGAAAATACCTCAAAAAGCCTAAACAGCTTAGTTGCGCTACTTAATAAGATAGCAAACAACCAAACAGCAATGCAACAACCATTTACAAAAATAGCATCAAGTATTGCATATGCACAAAGCTAAACCTTCAAAACTGAAAAGATAGAAGAACTAGCAATGCTATTACAAGTTTATAAAATGATACTATGAGTCATACTAACAACCTTCATTCTGCTGAAGTCTTCCTTCTTGAAAAATCTTTCCAGTTCAGTAGCTGCAGCTGCTAAAATCCTTTCTTTCTGCTGTTCAATTTCTGGTTGTGAAAGCTCCAAAGTTGCAGCCATGTAGTGACtagaaataattttgaaaaagtgTTAGAATATATTTGATTTTCCTATTTCATAGAAAGGCTACTGAAATAAAAACCTTTTGACGTTAGCCTTTCCACATTTATATTTACTGGACCGCATCAAAGAAAGCCTCTTCTCTCTCTTATTCTTAAGGTCTTGAAAAGAAAAGTGCATGTTGGAGCATATCTTCTGACCAGAAGACTTAGGAGAATCTAAACATACAGGCGATGAATGTAATGGAGGGTCTGAGACGAGAACATGCTCTGAAGTGTTGATCAGATCATTACTAGATGGAGTAGCTGGTGCTGAATCAGCTAGAGATGCACTATTCTCTTGATCTAATTCCTGCAAAGCATACATGAAAATATGAAAACTAAGTAAGTGAAAATATCATGCGATATTTATTTTTCCCATTCCTTTTTGGATAATGGAAGACATTTTATTGGAAAAAAGAAGTACAAAGGAAAGGAGCATCTGTCTTCACCCTTAAAGAAAGCAGCATAAAAACGCTCAATGAATATGaggtaaaaaataaagaaattgatGCAGTGAGTTATTTTCAGTTAGTATCTGGTTCCcaaacttctgaacttaaatgaTCCCAAATACAAATTTCTAGAAATATCATTTTTAATGATAAAAGATAAAGTAATTCTATTCATCAAGATATAGTAAATCAAATGCAATACGCTTCAAGAATGGACAGTGTATATTTATGAAATTTTAGCAATTCAACCTAATTTTTTGAATACTTGACAGTAAACCCACATACCATTTCTGATTCTCTGTCAGTGGTGTCACCTCTAAGAGAAACTGAATATTCATTTATATGGAGGATGTTATCTGGTTTAAGTTGCTGCAAAGATTCAATCTTACTCAGCTTAGAAGTTCCACCAACTTGGTCAAAATTAACTGATGATCTCGTAATCAAGTCACGTGTTTCAGTTTTTGCAGTCTTCAATTGATAATGAGAAGCTTGATTTCTAAGGACAGGCACTTCAGATAAGGCTGTAATGCTACTATCACGATTTCTTTTATTCACACTAACAAATCCGTTAAGGGTTGACTGAACATGTCTTGAATGACTATATGAATATTGATTAGAAGTTCCCCCACTCTCAACGGCCCTTGAGACAAGTGTACCTTGAAGACTACTAGCACATTCTAACCGTCTTCTACAATTATAATCCTTTGAAGTGGTGTGCGCTCTGAGTGTAAACTCCTGGCCCATTAAACTCCCATCATTCTCATGAATTAACCCTTCTTCAGAATGTGAGCATTGATCATCATTAACAGATTCAGAAGCATTTTTGGAATCAGTAATATGTTTCTCCTTATGCCCAATGTGAGAAACACTATCTTTGTTACAGTTGGCATTATACTCATCATGAGAAGTAATACCATTTTTACACTCACTGTAATGCTCTTCCTGAGGAACGTTGTCGTTAAGGGACGGTGGTTTTTCCACGACAAGAGACTTCCTTTTAGTAGAACGCAACTCAACACAGTCTTCATTTACAGCAGGCTGCATAATTTCATTTACAGAATAACAGACATCGCTAGAAGAATAAATTTCTTGTAAGCCCTCTCTTAGGGCTTGCAATAGGGCAGTTTCttcagaaaaaaatatttttctcttatcAGGAGTCACATTGACATCAAACGCTCTTGTAGGAACTGTAAAATTCATTATTGCAATGGGATATTGCTTAGAGTTTGCACTTTTATATAACTCATTCACAAGTTTCCCAACTTTAGGCATGTCCACTGGTCTaccattgacaaaaaaatactGCCGATCTCCCAAATTGCGTCCATTACCCTGTCCAGACTTAGAAAGAAAACCATCAACTTTGCAACTCTCAGATATACTCAATGTCACGGGCTCTAAGCAGTTAAACGTGTTCACGCCGAGCacggttatgatgttatctttaagaGAATCGCTTCCTTGTGTTTTAAGTACCACGGACCTTGTATTTTTGCCACTTGTGTTGGTGCAGACAAAACGAACACCTTTTGCTATAAGGGCATACGCCTGAAGAAAACTCAATAGAAGAAGATCATATTAACAAGCTCACTATAACACGAAAATGATGCAATATTTTCAGTGGgaaaaaaactaaacaaaatAAAGGAAACCCAAAAGCATGGAAAGACGCATATGATAGTTAGATggctggatttttttttctttttccaatgAACAACAATGCAGTAAAGGCATTCCCCACCTGAACCAGAAGGGAGAATCTGAGTTGCCAAATGCATCCACCTCACTTAAGGGGCAGCGCAGCACCTCAACCAGCAAGTCACAGACTTCACACCCTTCTGAAGCTTAACTATACTAATCAGAATAGTTCTCTGGATTCTaagtttatttatttcataacaATCAAAAAAGGAAAATGCTTTTTACTAAGAAATATTCTTTCTTTCCTAAGAGAAGCACCAATGAATGTGATTGGTTGGACATATGCAGCACAGTTACTATCAAAACAACTTCTATATAAAACTATACCCATGTATCAATATGCAATTCTTTTTTCCATATTCAGCTTCATAATAATCTTTTCCTACTAAATAACTTTGCTTAACAGAACAATTCAACTCAGCCACAGAAAGAAAACAGATACTCACATTCAAAAGCGAAACCAACTTGCCATACTCCTTGCGAATATTCCGCTTAAACTCTTTGCTCCTCACAGGAAGATTCGAGAACAGCTTCTTCACAGTAACAGTAGTACCAACTTGCCGAGCAGTCTTCCTCTCAGCAACCAGAACACCAGAATGGTCAAACGACAAGTGCGTCGCAACCGGTTCGTTAACCGTTCTCGTTTCAACAGTCAAGCTCCCCAATGCACAGAGCGAACTCAGCGCCTCCCCTCTGAACCCAAAAGTGGTAAGCGACTGAAGATCATGAAATTCCGCTAACTTTGATGTATGATGCTTGAGCGCAAGAACCTGCATTAATCAATTTTCCCCCAAAATAGGTAAACGAAGAACAAGCTGAAACCCTAATTTCGGTGATGTTTGATTTGGTTTACCTTGAAACTGTTAGGGGAAATGCCGGAACCGTTGTCGATGACCTGAAACCATTCCTCACCGAAATCCTTGAGAGCGATCTCGATGCTGGTGGCGCCGGCGTCCAAGCTGTTCTCGACGAGTTCCTTGACGGCGGAAGAGAGGTCGAGGATTACTTGACCGGCGCAGATTCTGTGGACGATTCCCTTGGCAATGGGCTTGATGGTTTGCGATTCAACCGGCGGCATTGGTGCTTCCGACGCGGCGGCGTTGTGGTTGTTAACTTGTTATCTCTGTGACTGAAACGAAACCACCGTGCAAATTGTGGCGGCAGAAACGTGCAGAGTTTGCCGCCAGAAACTGAAGCGGGAACGAAAGACGAAGTGGGAGAAAAGgggaaataaaaatcaaatcttGGGCTTTTGTGACCTTGATTTATCTTGAAATTCTTAATCTTCTTATATTATCGCATTAGAGTATCACTCTTTGAAATTTTGTTCCCACTTGATATAAATGTCAGTTGGGTACCCCTTTGGACTCTAATTTGTTCACTtttaccaaaaataaaaaactcacaCAAGTTGTCAGTTATGTGAACCAGCTCGCTAAAATGGTATGTATATCCAGCTCTTAGCAGGAGTGCCTCGTATACTCATTTCTAAGTAAGAGTAGAGCGCAAACATGGTTTCCGTGCATCTTTATccgaatatatatatatataacaatgATTCTTGCTCAAGAGGAAGAACTCGAGACGCGAATGGACTGAGGTGAGATTATGGGGTTGGGTGCACGAGGTTCGGCTCTTGTAGTGTCGTTGTTGTGATAACATTTGGGTGAGAGGACATGATGGATGAGCTTGTTGTTGTAAAGGAGACATTCAAAGGGAAGTGGACATAAGACAAGCTTGAACGATGGAAGAAACCATAAAAAGACACACTGAAGAAAGGAGGACAAGAATAAGCGATATGGCAACACAGAGAGTGAGGAAGGGGAGACGGCGGAGTGAGGAGATTGGTATAGCAAGTTAAAGGTGCTTTGGAGACTCGAACTGAGAGGGTTTAACATGGAGGATGTCAAAGGAAAGGATGGGTCCTACCGCAAAAAAGGTATGAGGTTTGCCAAAGAACAATGAGCAGAGGCTGAACATGGTTGAGCGATGGAAGACATATGACAAAACAAAGGTGGTGCCGCCCAGGCGAATACGATACACATATACTGATATACAGACAAACAGAAAGGCAAATCCAAAATCCACTCAACAGAATCATAAGTCTGGCTACATCATGAAGATTCACAAAATGCAAGCCGAGGAATCAAGTCATAATGGAGACAGAATCAAACTGACTTCAAACATATTTAGTCATCAAAAGTAACGAGTTTCATGCACGGACTGAACTAATACAAACTGCAGGCATATAACCATGCCTAACAAAATAAATGTGCATTCAACCATAAACAGAAACTCAATCCTCCAATACTTTCGCGAACATTCATGGAATAGATCTGCCGGGAATTTTCCCTTTGGCAATACAAATAATACGCAATTTTTCTTTATACTCTGTAAATAACAAATGTAATCCCATAGAATTTATTTATGGAATTAGCACAATTATGGAATATTTTATGTGACATAAAAAGCTAGGTAATTTAcaaagagaggacccagaaaagGGCACCCCAGAAAGCCAATGGGGAAGATCAAGGGTAGAAGAAAAGATTGGAACAGCAGGGTACCTATAAAAAGCTTTATCTCATTGAAAATTGTCATACTTTTACTATAAAAAAATTTGGAGGCAGTACAGAGGAGGATGAGGGTTGGAGGAAAAAGGGAAAACCTATGATATAATACAAAAGAAGCCTGATCAATGATATAGTTTCCATATCAACTGTCACACCATTAGGTGATAGAAGAATAACCTAAGAAAGAAATGCTATACAGAGAGCAGCTTTACATGAAGTAGCTCAAAGATCTCACTTTCCTCGATCCACCTTCTCCATAGAGGTCATTCCACTGTTGAAGCTCATTCATATTTGTTGAGTCGGACGACACGCTTGCACCCACCTGCATaaacaaaaatatatgaaatatgTTATACATTACCCTTACAGGTCACAAAAGGACACTTATTATGCAATACGCGACAAGGAACTGTGCTAGTAAATTGTTTCGGGGAAGCTTTAAACACAAGCAAATGAACCAAATATTATGTTTAGGTCTTCCTTTGTTCAAAGGCTCAGGTTCAGACCTATGTGCCTAATCTGATTTGAACCAGATCTCTAACTTGTTGAGGTTCATTTCAGTTCTTCAAACCAAATTTTATTCAGCACACCCTAGTTTAAACAATAGGCTGAAAATGCATTTGACAATTTTACACTTACACTCTCAGTAGGTTTTCATCTACAATAACAAGTGCCAGAGCAAAGATCACATCTGTTTGTTATAAACCCCAACCACCCGTAATAATACCGTTTTTAAAAACCttaaataaggaaaaaaaaaatgaatgtacCTGCTCATGTGCATATCTAAAATCTTCCATCTTCAAGGCCCGAATGTCAGCACTGCTACACAATCCAGGTAACGGTTTGTTCTCAGCCAATGCCAAGCTTCTCTCCTGAAAGATATTTCATGTCAAAGTGAGAAAGAGAATACTGAGCCCTGAACTACCGGGTTCACATATCAATGTCATGCATGGGTACATATTAGTAGAGACTATTAAAAATGAAGACTTCATAGACCCCGGCCCTTCTCAAAATCGAACTCTCTACATCACACCATGAACTATCAATCACATCATCTATTGATTTGACACTTTACCAGTACACATTATAGAATAGACGAAGTTCTTTCTTCTAATagtattatttcattttaacaATAATTTGTTGAAATAATAGAATGAGAAGAAACATAAGTTTGACCGCGTTATATTTTGTTGAAAATAAGGACAATATATTGTAATGTATTCTACTCACAAAGTTCAGGTCATGAAAATTTCAAACAGTCAAATTGAATTCAGTTCTTCTACGAGAGAATTTTTCAAAAGCTATAATCCAGTGCATGAAGCATTGACAACTTGAATACGTGACTCTAACACTCAGTTTTATCTTTGAAGGTAAGAGATCCAACAGATCTTGAATCTTGATTGACTCAAACAATTATCTAATACAGAGACCATAGCAAAATCCAAAGGGGATGAAAATTTAACACATCAAGTAAAATTAACaatgattaattaaaaaaaacagtataaaaatttaaaagggGAAAATACAACATTTGTATATTATTCTATCAAGGAAATTTTTTCTATTGGTAGGGGCGAATGCCCATTTTGGAATTTCATAGTTCCGCCCCTGTACAGCTGAGTAATGAATCTTAATGCAACTCAGTAGAACAAACATAGGATGATAGGAACCCAAACCAACATATAGATATAAAAACTAACCTTCTTTTCCTTCTCCAAAACCTCTCTTATTGGACAGTGAGCTGCTGTGACACAAAGATTCTGCAATCAAAAGGTAACTATGAGAGTGTTTTATATAGAATTAGAAGCTACCTTCTCCAGCAAGCAAGAATGGATGTCTAAGATATGAAGAAACTAGACTGACAACCTTTAGGTCACTTCCTGAATATCCATCAGTCATATTTGCTATAGCTTCCAAATCAACATCAGGTGCCAACTCTTCTTTTGATAAAATGACTCTCATAATTTTTTCTCTGTTTGTTGCATCTGGCAAGTTAACCATCAAcctacaatttttttaagaCCATGAATTAGAATAGATCTCATCTGCAAAACATGAGATACAGGAAGCCAAAGTCAAACATAACATGTTTACCTTCGCGGAAGCCTCCTAATAACAGCCTCATCAAGATCAAAAGGTCTGTTTGTTGCAGCGAGAACAAGTACACGCTCTTTATCTTTGGTACGCAGACCATCCCAGTTAACCATAAACTCATTCTTCATTTTACGCATAGCTTCATGCTCACCCGGATTTTCTCGTCTCCCTAACATACTATCAACCTGCCACAAGTACCATAGTAAATCAAACACAGATAACTAAAAGGCTCAAAGAAGGCAATCAAGTAAAGGGAGATGGCAAAAAGGAGGTCATGTACACATCATCTAAACAACTGAGCCTACTAAGCAATTGTGTGTTTCCATGTCAAACAGATATGCCATATAAGCATGCCATGTCAATAACAACTAGTTACCTGAGCATAACACACCACTCTCAAaatgattataaaaaaattacaattaagAAACAGACGAACATTTACTAGGGAAAAATGGTCAAAATgtaatgaaaaataaaagtttAAAACAAAGGATAAGGGAACTTCAAGAGAAGATACATGATATATTATACCAACCTCATCAATAAAAATAACGCTGGGAGCAATTTTGCTTGCCAGAGAAAAGACTGCTTTGACATATTTCTCCCCTTCACCAAACCACTGCAACAAACAATAATATATGTTTGTCAGTAAaccataaaagaaaaataaaataaataaataaaagtttcAATTGGCAACATTAATACCTTTGAAGTAATGCTGGACGTCGAAATGTTTATAAAATTTGCTCCAGCTTCAGTAGCTACAGCCTTTGCAAGCATTGTTTTTCCCGTGCCAGGAGGCCCAAAAAGCAATATTCCCTTGCAAGGCTATATAAAAAGTAATTGCAATAAGGAGCTAAAACCACGGCATGATCTACTTAAAACGTGTTCCACAAATCATTTAAAggaactaaaaataaaatatttccacCTTAGTCAGCTGTCCTTTGCAAAACAATTCAGGTCTCTGAAGGGGAAGCATGACCAGTTCCTTTAAGGTGTCCTTTACATTTTCTAAAGCTCCAATGTCTTCAAATTTGACCCCGATATCAGTTGGTGGAATAACATCTCCAAGCAGTTTTTTCTCAAATTCATTTTCAGTCACCACATCCTGGAAAAACAATTTAAAACATATGTATAATCCCATAGATCAAACTGTGAGTGTAAAGAAACCAGATGTGACCCAGTCAGTACCTTCAAAGATTTTTTTAAGTTCTTGTTTTCATTTTGAGCACCTTGTAGAATGTTAAACCCATGATTAATGCTGCACAAATGAAATGTAAAATAACGTGAATATAAAAAATCaaaagtttgaatttttttatatttagctGCTCAACTTATTAGGGTTGACATTATGACCAAAAAATGACAGAGAACAACCTTTCCGCAGATATCACCAACTTAGAATCCTTCATAGAAACTTCAGATGAATGCATAAAATGGTAACTTAAAGCCCAGCCAATGATCTTCTCCACATCTAGTAAAGGAGTTCACAAGATTATCAGTAATATAATAGCCAATCTGAATATTTCATATCTGGTAGGAAATATAACTTCCAaaacattcaaaaaaaaataaaaaataataaacaacTGACTTTCAGTTGTTAGAGTTTGATCTTTGATACAAAGAGTCTCAAGGTCAGGGCAACCCAGTCCAATTCTGTTGAGAACCTGAATCATTAGAAGAATCTCATAAGAAGTTTGACAAATGGCAAGGCAAAaagtatttttaatattttgaatAAACCTAGACCAAAGTCAGAGACATGTCAGAATGAGGATCTCCATGttgtttgaagaaaaaaataatcaagTGGGTTATTTTATTGTTTAACAAAAAGGTTTCTGGATATCTGGTTGTGGTCCTAGCCCCTAAAAGAAAGGCAATGCAGACCAAACAACAATGAATATGGACGACCTGGAAAGATAGTCTAAAAAAGCGTGAAACAAAAATGGAATTATCCATGTAAAGTATAAACAACTTGTacaatgaatttcagaattGTTAAGCCCACTAGTGAAAATTCCAGAAACCAAACCAATGTGATGTCGTACTCCAAAGCCACACAATAACTACTAATATCATTAGCATCCAAGAACAACCACAAAATTGACAACATCCAGAAACACAACAGGAAGAAGCATAGAATAATAAAAGaataagaagaaaataaaaaattatcagGAGATGTTGCCAGGCTCACCAAGCGAATATTGACAATGTTAGACTGAGCTCTCATTGTTTCAACATCGCGTTCTAATT is a window of Lotus japonicus ecotype B-129 chromosome 5, LjGifu_v1.2 DNA encoding:
- the LOC130718617 gene encoding DNA mismatch repair protein PMS1, with protein sequence MPPVESQTIKPIAKGIVHRICAGQVILDLSSAVKELVENSLDAGATSIEIALKDFGEEWFQVIDNGSGISPNSFKVLALKHHTSKLAEFHDLQSLTTFGFRGEALSSLCALGSLTVETRTVNEPVATHLSFDHSGVLVAERKTARQVGTTVTVKKLFSNLPVRSKEFKRNIRKEYGKLVSLLNAYALIAKGVRFVCTNTSGKNTRSVVLKTQGSDSLKDNIITVLGVNTFNCLEPVTLSISESCKVDGFLSKSGQGNGRNLGDRQYFFVNGRPVDMPKVGKLVNELYKSANSKQYPIAIMNFTVPTRAFDVNVTPDKRKIFFSEETALLQALREGLQEIYSSSDVCYSVNEIMQPAVNEDCVELRSTKRKSLVVEKPPSLNDNVPQEEHYSECKNGITSHDEYNANCNKDSVSHIGHKEKHITDSKNASESVNDDQCSHSEEGLIHENDGSLMGQEFTLRAHTTSKDYNCRRRLECASSLQGTLVSRAVESGGTSNQYSYSHSRHVQSTLNGFVSVNKRNRDSSITALSEVPVLRNQASHYQLKTAKTETRDLITRSSVNFDQVGGTSKLSKIESLQQLKPDNILHINEYSVSLRGDTTDRESEMELDQENSASLADSAPATPSSNDLINTSEHVLVSDPPLHSSPVCLDSPKSSGQKICSNMHFSFQDLKNKREKRLSLMRSSKYKCGKANVKSHYMAATLELSQPEIEQQKERILAAAATELERFFKKEDFSRMKVIGQFNLGFIIGKLDHDLFIVDQHAADEKYNFERLSQSTILNQQPLIRPIRLELSPEEEIVASMHMDIIRKNGFTLEEDPNAPPGCRYKLKSVPFSKNTMFGIEDVKELISSLSDGDGDVECSTIGSYKTDTSDSICPSRVRAMLASRACRSSIMIGDALGRNEMQKVVEHLAGLKSPWNCPHGRPTMRHLVDLTKLHQMSEQPMQM